Proteins from one Phaenicophaeus curvirostris isolate KB17595 chromosome 18, BPBGC_Pcur_1.0, whole genome shotgun sequence genomic window:
- the LOC138728301 gene encoding signal-regulatory protein beta-1-like translates to MGTTRALVTQVLPLACLLLLLGRAPGADAQAGQDFKDFKVQQPQDLVTVAAGQTITLTCTISGDGPAGPMRWLKGKDSGVTVYDQTGSSPRVTRAKNGSDTDFSIHIRDVQPEDAGTYYCVKFRNRLQGEEEFQRGKGTEVSVRAKPTRPVVSGPGRRAAPGESVPFTCVSGGFFPEEITVKWFKDKVSISAQQPQITPAQTKSSYNMSSTVMLILQRDDMRSNLTCKVQHPTLTDPLTGMFQLRDVLRVSPSVRVATDSRSPVEVNKTVIFTCDVEGFYPGDVDVTWLENRTEVKVEKLSKPVETPQGLFKLRSLLEVQATEKKNGSAFTCQVVHDGQAPVSETALLWITSPPLPDPLVPSAGFCFLSSPGLWLGILLEKVLLGGLLIFLFKFRRA, encoded by the exons ATGGGAACCACCAGGGCTCTGGTGACGCAGGTGCTGCCTCttgcctgcctgctgctgctgctcggcAGAGCCCCGG GTGCGGATGCCCAGGCGGGTCAGGATTTCAAGGACTTCAAGGTGCAGCAGCCCCAGGACCTGGTGACAGTGGCAGCGGGGCAGACGATCACCCTGACCTGCACCATATCAGGAGATGGTCCTGCTGGCCCCATGAGGTGGCTGAAGGGCAAGGACAGTGGGGTCACTGTTTATGATCAGACGGGCTCCTCCCCCCgtgtgacaagggcaaagaatgggtCCGACACGGACTTCAGCATCCACATCAGGGATGTGCAGCCCGAGGATGCCGGCACCTATTACTGTGTGAAGTTCCGTAATAGGCTGCAAGGTGAAGAGGAGTTTCAGCGTGGAAAGGGCACGGAGGTGTCTGTGCGTG CCAAACCCACACGCCCAGTCGTGTCTGGACCCGGGCGCAGAGCGGCGCCGGGGGAATCGGTGCCTTTCACCTGTGTGTCCGGAGGGTTCTTTCCCGAAGAAATCACGGTGAAATGGTTCAAGGACAAGGTCTCCATCTCGGCTCAGCAGCCCCAGATCACCCCAGCACAGACAAAATCCTCCTACAACATGTCCAGCACGGTGATGCTGATCCTGCAGCGCGACGATATGCGCTCCAACCTCACCTGCAAGGTGCAGCACCCCACGCTGACGGACCCACTGACGGGGATGTTCCAGCTCCGTGATGTCCTGCGAG TTTCCCCCAGTGTCCGTGTGGCCACTGACTCACGGAGCCCTGTTGAGGTGAACAAGACCGTCATCTTCACCTGCGACGTGGAGGGGTTTTACCCGGGAGATGTGGATGTCAcctggctggagaacaggacgGAGGTGAAGGTGGAGAAACTCTCCAAGCCAGTGGAGACGCCGCAGGGTTTGTTCAAGCTGAGGAGCCTTTTGGAGGTCCAAGCGACGGAGAAGAAGAACGGCTCTGCGTTCACCTGCCAGGTGGTGCACGATGGCCAGGCCCCCGTCAGCGAGACGGCTCTGCTGTGGATCACCAGCCCGCCCCTGCCAG ATCCTCTTGTCCCCAGCGCAGGTTTCTGCTTCCTGTCCAGCCCCGGCTTGTGGCTTGGCATCCTGCTGGAGAAGGTGCTCCTCGGCggcctcctcatcttcctcttcaAGTTTAGGAGGGCGTGA
- the NSFL1C gene encoding NSFL1 cofactor p47, whose product MADREEALREFVAVTGVEEERARFFLESSGWDLQIALASFYEDGGDEDILTLPQPTPSSISRGTAASDHRVTSFRDLVHAQEDDDEEEEGQRFYAGGSERSGQQIVGPPRKKSPNELVEDLFKGAKEHGAVAVDRTAKSGGETSKPKPFAGGGYRLGATPEEESAYVAGERRQSSAQDVHVVLKLWKSGFSLDSGELRSYQDPSNAQFLDDIRRGEVPAELRRLARGGQVNLDMEDHRDEEYVKPKSVFKAFTGEGQKLGSTVPQLMGTSSPAQQAENEAKASSAIAIDESEPVTNIQIRLADGGRLVQKFNHNHRIRDIRLFIVDARPAMAATSFVLMTTFPNKELTDENQTLKEANLLNAVIVQRLT is encoded by the exons ATGGCGGACAGGGAGGAGGCGCTGCGGGAGTTTGTGGCCGTCACCGGCGTCGAGGAGGAGCGGGCGCGCTTCTTCCTCGAGTCCTCCGGCTGGGACCTCCAG ATTGCGCTTGCCAGCTTCTATGAGGACGGGGGTGATGAGGACATCCTGACTCTTCCCCAGCCGACTCCCAGCTCCATATCCAGAGGCACTGCAGCCAG TGACCACAGAGTAACGTCGTTTAGAGACCTCGTTCACGCTCAGGAGGATGATGACgaagaggaggaagggcagCG GTTTTATGCTGGGGGCTCAGAGAGAAGCGGACAGCAGATCGTTGGTCCTCCGAGGAAGAAGAGTCCCAACGAGCTGGTGGAGGATCTGTTCAAAGGAGCAAAGGAGCACGGAGCGGTGGCGGTTGATCGGACGGCCAAGAGCGGTGGCGAGACGAGCAAGCCGAAA CCCTTCGCAGGGGGAGGGTATCGCCTTGGGGCCACTCCAGAGGAGGAGTCTGCTTACGTGGCCGGAGAAAGGAGACAGAGCTCTGCCCAGGAT GTGCACGTTGTACTCAAGCTCTGGAAGAGTGGATTCAGTCTGGACAGCGGAGAACTTAGGAGCTACCAGGATCCGTCCAATGCCCAGTTCCTCGATGACATCCGCAGAGG GGAGGTCCCAGCAGAGCTGCGCCGGTTAGcacggggcggacaagtgaaccTGGACATGGAGGATCACCGTGATGAGGAGTACGTGAAGCCTAAAAGTGTCTTCAAAGCTTTTACTGGAGAAGGACAGAAGCTGGGCAG CACCGTGCCCCAGCTGATGGGCACCAGCTCGCCAGCCCAGCAGGCAGAGAATGAAGCCAAAGCCAGTTCTGCCATCGCTATCGATGAGTCGGAGCCTGTCACCAACATCCAGATCCGGCTCGCCGATGGTGGGCGGCTGGTCCAGAAGTTTAACCACAATCACAG GATCCGTGACATCCGGCTCTTCATCGTAGACGCCCGGCCCGCGATGGCTGCCACTAGTTTTGTCCTCATGACCACCTTCCCCAATAAAGAGCTGACGGATGAGAACCAGACCCTGAAGGAAGCCAACCTGCTCAATGCCGTCATCGTGCAGCGGTTGACATAA
- the LOC138728294 gene encoding sodium-dependent lysophosphatidylcholine symporter 1-like isoform X2, whose protein sequence is MLPGGHEAAELNRLTQDGVLPQRTMICRKEKPGLTLCRKVCYAIGGIPYQMTGNALGFFLQIFLLDVVQLEPFHASLIIFLGRAWDAVTDPAIGFLVSKSPRTKYGKLVPWIACSMPFGVLCYCMMWSTLSDAIPSSLKFLWYLSMYSFFQTCMTCYHVPYSSLTMFLGGTQRDRDSATAYRMGMEVFSTVIGSGIQGQLVGSYHARIMNGCYVSNETLPNTSTYSLTDSLENTRRAYVFASLVLGSIYCLSCLVLIFGVREQPGPLNPLGKVKLPFASCLRMIMGHQPYTQLLCGFLFASLAFQIMQGIFAFFCTHAAGLAGKFQHLVLIMLVTASFSIPFWQWFLGRFGKKTAASLGLALIIPALVAITQVMHNFPAFVFLVIVAGCSMAVLYLLPCFAGYQAGKCTYNPSVILALQLLMAPVPISLLLVAIVIFCLHPIDEERRKQMRMEMEAMGHQVQQSSRELTQG, encoded by the exons ATGCTTCCAGGTGGGCATGAAGCTGCTGAGCTGAACAGGTTGACCCAAGATGGAGTTCTCCCACAAAGGACAATGATTTGCAGAAAG GAGAAGCCAGGACTGACGCTCTGCAGGAAGGTTTGCTATGCCATTGGGGGCATTCCTTACCAGATGACCGGCAATGCCCTTGGGTTTTTCCTCCAAATCTTCCTGCTGGATGTTGTACAG cTGGAGCCATTCCATGCCTCTTTGATCATTTTCCTTGGAAGAGCCTGGGATGCGGTTACTGACCCTGCTATTGGCTTCCTGGTCAGCAAGAGCCCGAGGACCAAATACGGCAAGCTGGTTCCATG GATCGCCTGCTCCATGCCGTTCGGGGTGCTCTGCTACTGCATGATGTGGTCCACCCTCTCAGATGCCATCCCCTCCTCCCTGAAATTCCTGTGGTACCTGTCCATGTACAGCTTCTTCCAGACTTGCATGACC TGCTACCATGTTCCATACTCATCCCTGACAATGTTCCTGGGAGGAACCCAGAGAGACCGTGACTCAGCCACTGCCTACA GAATGGGGATGGAAGTGTTCAGCACAGTCATTGGGTCAGGAATTCAGGGACAGCTCGTGGGCAGTTACCATGCCCGCATTATGAACGGCTGTTACGTGTCAAACGAGACCCTGCCCAACACCAGCACCTACAGCCTCACGGACTCTCTGGAGAACACG CGCAGGGCTTATGTATTTGCATCCCTGGTCCTGGGCTCAATCTATTGCCTGTCTTGTCTGGTTCTCATCTTTGGAGTCAGGGAACAGCCTG ggCCTCTCAATCCCCTGGGGAAGGTCAAGCTGCCCTTCGCCAGCTGCCTGAGGATGATCATGGGCCACCAGCCCTACACCCAACTGCTGTGTGGCTTCCTCTTTGCATCCCTGGCCTTTCAG ATCATGCAGGggatctttgctttcttctgcacTCATGCCGCAGGGCTGGCTGGGAAATTCCAGCATTTGGTGCTTATCATGTTG GTCACTGCTTCCTTCTCTATTCCCTTTTGGCAGTGGTTTTTGGGGagatttggaaagaaaacagcagcgTCACTGGGCCTGGCA TTGATCATCCCAGCCCTGGTAGCCATCACCCAGGTGATGCACAACTTCCCAGCCTTCGTCTTCCTGGTGATCGTGGCAGGCTGCAGCATGGCTGTGCTCTACCTTTTACCATG TTTTGCAGGTTACCAAGCTGGAAAGTGCACGTACAACCCCTCCGTCATCCTCGCCCTGCAGCTCCTCATGGCCCCAGTCCCAATAAGCCTGCTGCTTGTTGCCATAGTCATCTTTTGCCTCCATCCTATTgatgaggagaggaggaagcagatGAGAATGGAGATGGAGGCAATGGG GCACCAGGTACAGCAGAGCAGCCGGGAGCTAACCCAGGGCTGA
- the LOC138728294 gene encoding sodium-dependent lysophosphatidylcholine symporter 1-like isoform X1 yields MLPGGHEAAELNRLTQDGVLPQRTMICRKEKPGLTLCRKVCYAIGGIPYQMTGNALGFFLQIFLLDVVQLEPFHASLIIFLGRAWDAVTDPAIGFLVSKSPRTKYGKLVPWIACSMPFGVLCYCMMWSTLSDAIPSSLKFLWYLSMYSFFQTCMTCYHVPYSSLTMFLGGTQRDRDSATAYRMGMEVFSTVIGSGIQGQLVGSYHARIMNGCYVSNETLPNTSTYSLTDSLENTRRAYVFASLVLGSIYCLSCLVLIFGVREQPGPLNPLGKVKLPFASCLRMIMGHQPYTQLLCGFLFASLAFQIMQGIFAFFCTHAAGLAGKFQHLVLIMLVTASFSIPFWQWFLGRFGKKTAASLGLALIIPALVAITQVMHNFPAFVFLVIVAGCSMAVLYLLPWSMLPDVVDNFMLRNPSCLNLEALFYSFYVFFNKFAGGLAVGISTLGLHFAGYQAGKCTYNPSVILALQLLMAPVPISLLLVAIVIFCLHPIDEERRKQMRMEMEAMGHQVQQSSRELTQG; encoded by the exons ATGCTTCCAGGTGGGCATGAAGCTGCTGAGCTGAACAGGTTGACCCAAGATGGAGTTCTCCCACAAAGGACAATGATTTGCAGAAAG GAGAAGCCAGGACTGACGCTCTGCAGGAAGGTTTGCTATGCCATTGGGGGCATTCCTTACCAGATGACCGGCAATGCCCTTGGGTTTTTCCTCCAAATCTTCCTGCTGGATGTTGTACAG cTGGAGCCATTCCATGCCTCTTTGATCATTTTCCTTGGAAGAGCCTGGGATGCGGTTACTGACCCTGCTATTGGCTTCCTGGTCAGCAAGAGCCCGAGGACCAAATACGGCAAGCTGGTTCCATG GATCGCCTGCTCCATGCCGTTCGGGGTGCTCTGCTACTGCATGATGTGGTCCACCCTCTCAGATGCCATCCCCTCCTCCCTGAAATTCCTGTGGTACCTGTCCATGTACAGCTTCTTCCAGACTTGCATGACC TGCTACCATGTTCCATACTCATCCCTGACAATGTTCCTGGGAGGAACCCAGAGAGACCGTGACTCAGCCACTGCCTACA GAATGGGGATGGAAGTGTTCAGCACAGTCATTGGGTCAGGAATTCAGGGACAGCTCGTGGGCAGTTACCATGCCCGCATTATGAACGGCTGTTACGTGTCAAACGAGACCCTGCCCAACACCAGCACCTACAGCCTCACGGACTCTCTGGAGAACACG CGCAGGGCTTATGTATTTGCATCCCTGGTCCTGGGCTCAATCTATTGCCTGTCTTGTCTGGTTCTCATCTTTGGAGTCAGGGAACAGCCTG ggCCTCTCAATCCCCTGGGGAAGGTCAAGCTGCCCTTCGCCAGCTGCCTGAGGATGATCATGGGCCACCAGCCCTACACCCAACTGCTGTGTGGCTTCCTCTTTGCATCCCTGGCCTTTCAG ATCATGCAGGggatctttgctttcttctgcacTCATGCCGCAGGGCTGGCTGGGAAATTCCAGCATTTGGTGCTTATCATGTTG GTCACTGCTTCCTTCTCTATTCCCTTTTGGCAGTGGTTTTTGGGGagatttggaaagaaaacagcagcgTCACTGGGCCTGGCA TTGATCATCCCAGCCCTGGTAGCCATCACCCAGGTGATGCACAACTTCCCAGCCTTCGTCTTCCTGGTGATCGTGGCAGGCTGCAGCATGGCTGTGCTCTACCTTTTACCATG GTCCATGCTGCCAGACGTGGTGGACAACTTCATGCTGAGGAACCCCAGCTGCCTCAACCTGGAGGCTCTCTTCTACTCATTTTATGTCTTCTTCAACAAGTTTGCAGGTGGCCTTGCCGTGGGGATATCGACACTTGGTTTACA TTTTGCAGGTTACCAAGCTGGAAAGTGCACGTACAACCCCTCCGTCATCCTCGCCCTGCAGCTCCTCATGGCCCCAGTCCCAATAAGCCTGCTGCTTGTTGCCATAGTCATCTTTTGCCTCCATCCTATTgatgaggagaggaggaagcagatGAGAATGGAGATGGAGGCAATGGG GCACCAGGTACAGCAGAGCAGCCGGGAGCTAACCCAGGGCTGA
- the FKBP1A gene encoding peptidyl-prolyl cis-trans isomerase FKBP1A, which translates to MGVHVETIAPGDGRTFPKRGQTCVVHYTGMLEDGKKFDSSRDRNKPFKFVMGKQEVIRGWEEGVAQMSVGQRAKMTISPDYAYGSTGHPGIIPPNATLIFDVELMKLE; encoded by the exons ATGGGCGTGCACGTGGAGACCATCGCTCCCGGCGACG GGCGAACGTTCCCCAAACGCGGCCAGACCTGCGTGGTGCACTACACGG GTATGCTGGAGGATGGGAAGAAGTTTGATTCCTCCCGCGACAGGAACAAGCCTTTCAAGTTCGTGATGGGCAAGCAGGAGGTGATCCGCGGCTGGGAGGAAGGAGTCGCTCAG ATGAGCGTTGGTCAGCGGGCAAAGATGACCATCTCCCCAGATTACGCCTACGGCTCGACTGGTCACCCAGGGATCATCCCACCAAACGCCACTCTAATTTTTGATGTGGAGCTCATGAAATTGGAATga
- the SDCBP2 gene encoding syntenin-2: MATLYPSLEDMKGHQILQAQAAAGAKTPPTTVVTEKPKLVSGASNAEPPMLYPNLAELGTYMGLALSGEEIQKNLFPEGSTALTPVGAAPGQLVAPLSGNNAGMRRAEIKPGVREIHLCKDERGKTGLQLKNVDQGIFVQLVKANSPAALVGLRFGDQVLQIDGKNCAGWSSDKAQRALKKANPEKIVMVVRDRPFQRTVTVHKDSNGNIGIVVKKGKIVSLAKDSSAARNGLLTHHCICEVNGQNVIGMKDKKLTEVLAGAGNVVTLTIIPTVIYEHMVKRLSAGQVKSAMDHSIPDL; the protein is encoded by the exons ATGGCAACGCTTTACCCTTCCCTGGAGGACATGAAGGGTCACCAGATCTTGCAG GCGCAGGCGGCAGCTGGAGCGAAGACCCCCCCCACGACCGTGGTCACGGAGAAGCCAAAGCTCGTCTCGGGCGCCAGTAACGCAG AGCCGCCTATGCTGTACCCCAACCTGGCCGAGCTGGGGACCTACATGGGGCTCGCGCTCTCCGGCGAGGAGATCCAGAAGAACCTGTTCCCAGAAGGCAGCACC GCACTGACCCCCGTCGGGGCTGCCCCGGGCCAGCTGGTTGCCCCCCTGAGTGGGAACAATGCGGGGATGCGTCGGGCAGAGATCAAACCTGGGGTGCGGGAGATCCACCTCTGCAAGGACGAGCGGGGCAAGACGGGGCTGCAGCTGAAAAACGTCGACCAG GGCATCTTCGTGCAGCTGGTGAAGGCCAACTCGCCGGCGGCGCTCGTGGGGCTCCGCTTCGGGGACCAGGTCCTACAGATCGACGGCAAGAACTGCGCGGGCTGGAGCAGCGACAAGGCACAGCGGGCGCTGAAGAAGGCGAACCCGGAGAAGATTGTCATGGTGGTGAGGGACAG GCCTTTCCAGCGAACCGTCACCGTGCACAAGGACAGCAACGGCAACATCGGCATCGTGGTCAAGAAGGGGAAAATCGTATCGCTGGCTAAGGACAGCTCTGCCGCCCGCAACGGCCTCCTCACCCACCACTGCATCTGCGAGGTGAACGGCCAGAACGTCATCGGCATGAAG GATAAGAAGCTCACGGAggtgctggcaggagctgggaaCGTGGTCACGCTGACCATCATCCCCACTGTCATCTACGAGCACATGGTCAAACG GCTCTCGGCAGGACAGGTGAAGTCGGCCATGGACCACTCCATCCCCGACCTGTGA